The Hyphomicrobium sp. MC1 genome window below encodes:
- a CDS encoding alpha-E domain-containing protein has translation MLGRTANDLYWLSRYIERAENMARLLEVGYRIVLLPREGEGFHEEWRSTLESAGCLQGYVQRHGELISQNVIDYMLFDTSNPSSIASCLAAARRNGRAQRTALTREMWESLNSAWLEFSAIRPVAITSNSLPELLDWVRSRSALYRGAMLNTILRNDTFYFSQVGTFIERADSTARILDVKYYHLLPSSEMVGSEKDNYQWAALLRSVSAHRSYRWVFKDHYRPLKIADFMILNRQMPRSLRSCYDELTLALRDLAVFYGARHDCQTTAESTRDLLLEADIRNIFQSGLHEFVQDFIARNNKLGNEISAAYHFSD, from the coding sequence ATGCTTGGACGTACCGCAAACGACCTTTATTGGCTGTCGCGCTATATCGAGCGCGCAGAAAACATGGCGCGCCTCCTTGAGGTTGGCTACCGCATTGTGCTGCTACCGCGCGAGGGCGAAGGCTTTCACGAGGAATGGCGATCGACGCTCGAGAGCGCCGGGTGCCTGCAAGGCTATGTGCAGCGTCACGGCGAGCTGATCTCGCAGAACGTCATTGACTACATGCTCTTCGACACGTCGAATCCGTCGAGCATTGCATCGTGTCTCGCTGCAGCGCGCCGCAACGGCCGTGCCCAACGCACTGCCCTGACGCGGGAAATGTGGGAAAGCCTGAACAGTGCGTGGCTGGAGTTTTCCGCCATTCGCCCGGTGGCGATCACATCGAATTCGCTTCCTGAACTTCTCGATTGGGTGCGTTCACGCTCGGCGCTCTACCGCGGCGCCATGTTGAACACGATTTTGCGCAACGACACATTCTATTTCAGTCAGGTCGGCACCTTCATCGAGCGCGCCGACAGCACCGCGCGCATTCTCGACGTGAAGTACTATCATCTCCTGCCGTCGAGCGAGATGGTCGGCAGCGAAAAGGACAACTATCAGTGGGCGGCGCTTCTTCGCTCCGTCTCGGCGCATCGTAGCTATCGCTGGGTTTTCAAGGATCACTATCGGCCGCTCAAGATCGCCGATTTCATGATCCTCAATCGGCAGATGCCGCGGTCGTTGCGCTCGTGCTACGATGAGTTGACGTTGGCGCTCCGCGATCTCGCGGTGTTCTATGGCGCTCGTCACGATTGTCAGACGACGGCGGAATCCACCCGCGACCTTCTGCTGGAGGCCGACATTCGCAATATCTTCCAATCGGGCCTGCACGAGTTCGTGCAGGACTTCATTGCCCGCAAC
- a CDS encoding cyclic nucleotide-gated ion channel — MRHKTLRKRIYEIIETGQGDDKASKLFDSFIVVLILLNVAAFVAETVPSLEAAWRPWFHWFEVFSVAIFTIEYGLRLWTATEVPYLNRKHPWKARLNLACHPALIIDLLAFLPFYLSAIVLIDLRILRTLRLLRFLKLSRYSPAMYTLIRVLSNERKALAGAGLLLAMALLFSATLMYYIEGNAQPDKFGTIPEAAWWSIATLTTVGYGDVTPITALGKLVGSVTMVMGLCILALPVAIISTGFAQELQRRDFVISWSLMSRVPLLARLDAKEASEIMPLLEAHNLPPNVEVVKKGSPGDAMYFIASGRLEKLEDGQRHVYSVGDVFGVETMFENSAHGEAIITSSRCRLLKLQREDFHRLASKQPRIASHIRRLATGDLREAS, encoded by the coding sequence GTGCGGCATAAGACTCTCCGGAAACGAATTTACGAAATTATCGAAACCGGACAGGGCGACGACAAGGCGAGCAAGCTCTTCGATAGCTTCATTGTCGTTCTTATTCTGCTGAACGTCGCCGCATTCGTCGCCGAAACGGTGCCATCGCTTGAGGCTGCTTGGCGGCCCTGGTTTCATTGGTTCGAAGTGTTTTCCGTAGCGATCTTTACTATCGAATACGGGCTCCGACTTTGGACTGCTACCGAAGTGCCGTATCTCAACCGAAAGCACCCGTGGAAGGCGCGGCTCAATTTGGCGTGTCATCCCGCGCTGATCATCGATCTGTTGGCATTCCTTCCATTCTATTTGAGCGCGATCGTGTTGATCGATCTGCGTATCCTCAGAACGCTGCGGCTGTTGCGGTTCTTGAAACTGTCGCGCTACTCGCCGGCGATGTACACGCTGATCCGCGTGCTTTCGAACGAGCGCAAGGCGCTAGCGGGCGCTGGCCTGCTTCTGGCAATGGCTCTGCTCTTCTCTGCGACGTTGATGTACTACATTGAAGGAAACGCTCAGCCGGATAAATTCGGGACCATTCCAGAAGCAGCCTGGTGGTCGATCGCTACGCTTACGACGGTTGGCTACGGCGACGTGACGCCCATTACTGCCCTGGGCAAACTCGTTGGTAGCGTCACAATGGTAATGGGTCTTTGTATCCTCGCATTGCCTGTCGCCATCATCTCGACCGGCTTTGCCCAAGAACTGCAAAGGCGGGACTTCGTGATTTCCTGGTCTTTGATGTCGCGTGTGCCTCTACTGGCGCGTCTCGACGCCAAAGAAGCTTCTGAAATTATGCCGTTGTTGGAAGCGCACAACCTGCCGCCGAACGTCGAAGTCGTGAAAAAGGGTTCTCCGGGCGACGCTATGTATTTCATCGCGTCGGGACGGCTTGAAAAGCTCGAGGACGGTCAACGCCACGTCTATTCCGTCGGCGATGTTTTCGGTGTGGAGACGATGTTTGAAAACAGCGCGCATGGAGAGGCTATCATAACGTCGTCACGGTGCCGCCTGCTGAAGTTGCAGCGCGAGGATTTTCATCGGTTGGCATCGAAGCAGCCGCGTATTGCCTCGCACATCCGCAGGCTTGCGACCGGCGATCTCCGTGAGGCCTCCTAG
- a CDS encoding FHA domain-containing protein yields the protein MAIERGETTAGNEAKGGKPHKFLGSLRDALMAAGRDETAPAAAVAAPAQVQPVALPPVPAARSDESKPVPVAAASDSLSAEEAARLARIGPEPKIPERFGLPKEKEADSPPTTRVLRAEPSKPRKVEAELDTEAPARTVLVRGKQKIEHGVFERDPVVGFLIVVGGPGLGSFRPIFEGNNTLGRSRDNRIPLDFGDDAISNEAQAYLRYDSTDRTFLFVPNLAKTNVVSVNDKRPAGPVPLQPMDVITLGRTQVAFLPFCGSDFDWSEISEA from the coding sequence ATGGCAATCGAACGGGGCGAGACCACCGCAGGCAACGAAGCGAAGGGCGGTAAGCCTCATAAATTTCTGGGCTCATTGAGGGATGCACTGATGGCTGCCGGTCGCGACGAAACAGCTCCAGCCGCGGCGGTCGCGGCCCCCGCTCAGGTTCAGCCGGTTGCGCTGCCTCCGGTTCCGGCCGCTCGGAGCGATGAGTCAAAACCCGTTCCCGTGGCAGCGGCATCTGACAGTCTGAGCGCCGAAGAGGCCGCCCGCCTTGCCCGGATCGGTCCCGAACCCAAAATTCCGGAACGCTTCGGGCTGCCGAAAGAAAAAGAAGCCGACTCGCCGCCGACCACGCGCGTCCTCCGTGCCGAACCTTCGAAACCCCGGAAAGTCGAGGCGGAGCTTGATACCGAGGCTCCGGCCCGCACGGTTTTGGTGCGGGGCAAGCAGAAAATCGAGCACGGCGTTTTCGAGCGCGACCCCGTCGTCGGCTTTCTGATCGTTGTCGGCGGCCCCGGCCTTGGCTCTTTTCGCCCGATTTTCGAGGGCAACAACACGCTTGGCCGCTCGCGCGACAACCGGATTCCGCTGGATTTCGGCGATGATGCCATCTCGAACGAGGCGCAAGCCTACCTGCGCTATGATTCGACGGATCGGACTTTCCTCTTCGTGCCAAATCTTGCTAAGACGAATGTCGTTTCTGTGAACGACAAGCGACCGGCAGGCCCTGTGCCGCTGCAGCCGATGGACGTCATAACGCTCGGGCGCACGCAAGTCGCTTTCCTGCCGTTCTGCGGGAGCGATTTTGACTGGTCAGAGATTTCCGAAGCTTAA
- a CDS encoding PP2C family serine/threonine-protein phosphatase, whose product MTGQRFPKLKDRMPPFEHAVAATRGARDYQEDTAAFLSDGGEPVVLSSEGPGYDRAGLAVLADGMGGHTGGALASQMVCDHFLQSASAAKGEVSERLIAGLGAANAALATKIAENPLLAGMGSTLIGAAFSPLGVEWVSVGDSPLFLFRRGEVALLNEDHSLAPELDRMVAEGKLTAEEARHDPRRHMLRSAVTGEEIDLLDVSRQPLKLEPGDYVVLASDGIATLETNEIARLIQGYAKDGAAAVARAIIRSIEAIREPYQDNATVLVVRAVG is encoded by the coding sequence TTGACTGGTCAGAGATTTCCGAAGCTTAAGGATCGAATGCCGCCGTTCGAGCATGCAGTCGCCGCAACGCGCGGAGCTCGCGACTATCAGGAAGATACAGCCGCGTTTCTATCGGACGGCGGTGAGCCCGTCGTATTGTCGAGCGAAGGGCCGGGCTACGACCGCGCCGGTTTGGCCGTTCTTGCCGACGGCATGGGTGGCCATACCGGAGGTGCGCTCGCAAGCCAGATGGTGTGCGATCATTTCCTGCAATCCGCCTCCGCTGCGAAAGGCGAGGTGAGCGAGAGGCTCATTGCCGGGCTGGGGGCCGCCAACGCCGCCCTCGCAACGAAGATTGCAGAGAACCCGCTGCTCGCCGGGATGGGCTCGACGCTGATCGGCGCCGCCTTCAGTCCGCTCGGTGTGGAATGGGTGAGCGTCGGGGACAGTCCGCTGTTCCTCTTCCGCCGCGGCGAGGTCGCGCTTCTGAACGAGGATCACTCGCTCGCGCCCGAACTCGATCGCATGGTTGCCGAAGGCAAGCTGACGGCCGAAGAGGCACGTCACGACCCGCGGCGGCATATGCTGCGCTCAGCCGTAACGGGCGAGGAAATTGACCTGTTGGACGTTTCCCGCCAGCCGTTGAAACTCGAACCCGGCGATTATGTCGTGCTGGCGAGCGACGGCATAGCGACTCTCGAAACGAATGAGATCGCCCGCCTGATCCAGGGTTACGCGAAAGACGGCGCGGCGGCGGTCGCCAGGGCCATCATTCGCTCGATCGAAGCGATCCGTGAGCCATATCAGGATAATGCGACCGTCCTGGTCGTAAGAGCCGTGGGCTGA
- a CDS encoding FHA domain-containing protein: MKRVAIAGTAILVPAAVLTLLSSHGAANDLLGSSGPIATRLNALFHDSYRVAPALTVGLMLAIALPIVAGLLRLSKPLTRSKDATRIYKPKPGRADAFDADVGHGPAIPRRMPFIEIENGRGMRCAIPRDMLRIGREDDNDIRIPSRYVHRYHAAIHREDHDDWLITDLTGVESNGLIVNGRRCCEARLHDGDLIQLGPGKLRFRAGAR; the protein is encoded by the coding sequence TTGAAACGAGTCGCTATAGCCGGTACGGCGATTCTCGTTCCGGCGGCAGTCTTGACATTGCTGTCGTCGCACGGCGCAGCAAACGATTTGCTTGGTTCATCCGGCCCGATCGCGACGCGCCTCAACGCTCTTTTTCATGACAGCTATCGCGTTGCGCCCGCTTTGACCGTTGGCCTGATGCTCGCCATCGCCCTGCCGATCGTCGCTGGCTTGCTCCGGCTATCGAAACCGCTCACCCGTTCAAAAGACGCCACGCGCATCTACAAGCCAAAGCCCGGCCGCGCCGATGCTTTCGATGCCGACGTCGGGCACGGGCCGGCCATTCCGCGCCGCATGCCGTTTATCGAAATCGAGAACGGTCGCGGCATGCGATGCGCAATTCCGCGCGATATGCTGAGAATTGGCCGCGAGGATGATAACGACATTCGCATTCCGAGCCGCTATGTGCACCGCTATCACGCTGCCATTCATCGCGAAGATCACGATGATTGGCTCATCACCGATTTAACGGGCGTCGAGAGCAACGGCTTGATCGTCAACGGCCGCCGCTGCTGCGAAGCCCGCCTCCACGATGGCGACCTCATCCAGCTTGGCCCGGGAAAGCTGCGTTTTCGTGCCGGCGCCAGGTAA
- a CDS encoding MFS transporter — MRLLAILATSCFVSSMSMRIVDPVVPDIARDLAIDTASVAMLASLYAFPYALAQPVLGAFGDAFGKARIIKIALAVLALCLAASALAPTFASLSVARLVGGAAAGGIIPLAFAIVGDRFPMSERQIALSRVLTAIIAGQLTGSIGSGLIASMFGWRVATAGATSLALIAFVVTLWQLRPAPGVQRQAPSLKEFIDGYRAVFANPRSVVCFAAVFAEGIVIFGLFPYVAILLEERGAGGLKEAGFVLAGFGFGGFVYTALVRLMLGRLGFYKLILAGGIVSGIGLALLSLGTSWPREMATFLIVGVGFYMIHNSLQTQATELAPHNRGSAVAMHAFFMFLGQAFGPVVYGIGLAGLGSTWVLLMAGASMGLLGVATAWGLKARSAVTIPEVAGQAGT, encoded by the coding sequence ATGCGCCTTCTCGCCATCCTGGCCACCAGTTGTTTCGTCAGCTCGATGTCGATGCGGATCGTTGATCCCGTCGTGCCCGATATTGCCCGCGATCTCGCCATTGACACAGCCTCGGTGGCGATGCTCGCGTCTCTCTATGCCTTTCCCTATGCTCTAGCCCAGCCGGTCCTCGGCGCTTTTGGGGATGCCTTTGGCAAGGCTCGCATTATTAAGATCGCGCTTGCCGTGCTCGCCTTGTGCCTTGCGGCCTCGGCGCTCGCTCCGACATTCGCGTCGCTTTCCGTGGCCCGGCTCGTCGGCGGCGCGGCTGCTGGCGGCATTATACCTTTAGCGTTTGCCATCGTCGGCGATCGCTTTCCGATGTCCGAACGCCAAATTGCGCTCTCGCGTGTTCTGACGGCGATCATAGCGGGACAGTTAACGGGCTCGATCGGCTCGGGCCTCATCGCTTCGATGTTTGGATGGCGTGTCGCCACCGCCGGCGCGACGTCGCTGGCGCTGATTGCATTCGTCGTCACGCTTTGGCAATTGCGCCCGGCTCCCGGCGTTCAGCGCCAGGCCCCGAGCCTCAAGGAATTTATCGACGGCTATCGCGCTGTCTTTGCAAATCCACGCTCGGTTGTCTGCTTCGCTGCAGTCTTCGCCGAGGGTATCGTGATTTTCGGACTGTTTCCCTACGTCGCAATTCTTCTCGAAGAGCGCGGCGCAGGCGGCTTGAAAGAAGCCGGCTTCGTGCTTGCTGGCTTCGGTTTTGGCGGCTTCGTCTACACCGCCCTCGTCCGCCTGATGCTCGGCCGGCTTGGATTTTACAAGCTTATCCTCGCGGGCGGCATCGTCTCGGGGATTGGTCTAGCGCTTCTGTCTTTGGGAACGTCGTGGCCACGCGAGATGGCGACGTTCCTCATCGTTGGTGTCGGCTTCTACATGATCCATAACTCGCTGCAGACGCAGGCGACGGAACTAGCTCCCCATAACAGGGGATCGGCCGTCGCCATGCATGCATTCTTCATGTTTTTGGGGCAAGCCTTCGGACCGGTCGTCTATGGCATCGGCTTGGCGGGATTGGGATCAACGTGGGTTTTGCTGATGGCTGGCGCATCGATGGGGCTTCTTGGCGTCGCCACCGCGTGGGGATTGAAGGCCCGCTCGGCGGTCACCATTCCCGAGGTCGCTGGTCAGGCAGGAACCTGA
- a CDS encoding circularly permuted type 2 ATP-grasp protein, which yields MNGFGGEVRPPYKAFAEWLGVQHLDTLRQKSAEAEVLFRRSGITFAVYGAEEAGERLIPFDILPRIISADEWRRLELGIEQRVRALNAFLYDIYHRQEILKAGKIPEELVVQNSAFLPEMIGVDPPRGIYSHIIGVDLVRTGENEFMVLEDNTRTPSGVSYMLENRETMMHLFPDLFSRNRVRPVDNYADALLKTLESVAPGNLDAEPTIALLTPGVYNSAYFEHSFLADQMGVELVESSDLVVIDGLLRMKTTEGLKRVDVLYRRVDDDFLDPLVFEPTSLLGVPGIFDVYRSGRVTIVNAPGAGIADDKAIYSYIPAIIEFYTGKAPILPNVETYSCREPDSLKYVLDHLAELVVKEVHGSGGYGMLVGPKSTTEQIEEFRAKLIANPKNYIAQPTLSLSTCPTLADTSVAPRHLDLRPFVLIGDQVRLMPGGLTRVAMKKGSLVVNSSQGGGTKDTWVLQE from the coding sequence ATGAACGGCTTTGGCGGCGAGGTGCGGCCACCGTATAAAGCATTCGCTGAATGGCTCGGTGTCCAACACCTCGATACGCTCCGACAGAAATCTGCTGAAGCCGAGGTTTTATTCCGACGCTCGGGTATTACGTTCGCGGTCTACGGTGCAGAAGAAGCCGGCGAGCGTCTGATCCCCTTCGATATTCTGCCGCGCATCATTTCCGCCGACGAGTGGCGGCGCCTCGAACTTGGGATCGAACAGCGCGTTCGCGCGCTCAACGCCTTCCTGTACGATATTTATCACCGCCAGGAGATCCTGAAGGCCGGTAAGATCCCCGAGGAACTCGTCGTCCAGAATTCCGCCTTCCTGCCGGAGATGATCGGCGTCGACCCGCCGCGCGGAATCTATAGCCACATCATCGGCGTCGATCTCGTCCGCACCGGCGAAAACGAGTTCATGGTTCTCGAAGACAATACGCGCACCCCGTCCGGCGTCTCGTACATGCTCGAGAACCGCGAGACGATGATGCATCTCTTTCCCGACCTCTTCAGCCGCAACCGCGTGCGCCCCGTCGATAATTATGCCGACGCACTCTTGAAGACGCTCGAAAGCGTTGCGCCAGGCAATCTCGATGCCGAGCCGACGATCGCTCTGTTGACGCCGGGCGTCTACAACAGCGCCTATTTCGAGCACTCGTTCCTCGCCGATCAGATGGGCGTCGAGCTGGTCGAAAGCTCCGATCTCGTTGTGATTGACGGCCTATTGCGCATGAAAACGACCGAGGGATTGAAGCGCGTAGACGTGCTCTATCGCCGTGTCGATGATGACTTCCTCGATCCGCTCGTTTTCGAACCGACGTCGCTTCTGGGCGTGCCGGGCATCTTCGATGTCTACCGGTCGGGCCGGGTGACGATTGTCAACGCACCGGGCGCCGGTATTGCCGATGATAAGGCGATCTACAGCTACATTCCGGCGATCATCGAGTTTTATACGGGCAAGGCGCCGATCCTGCCCAACGTCGAGACGTATAGCTGCCGCGAGCCCGACAGCCTGAAATACGTTCTGGATCACCTCGCTGAACTCGTCGTCAAAGAAGTCCACGGCTCTGGCGGATACGGCATGCTCGTCGGTCCGAAATCGACGACCGAGCAGATCGAGGAATTTCGCGCCAAGCTGATTGCCAATCCCAAAAACTATATCGCCCAGCCGACGCTTTCGCTATCGACTTGCCCGACACTCGCCGATACCAGCGTGGCGCCTCGGCATCTCGATCTGCGCCCCTTTGTGCTCATCGGCGATCAGGTGCGCTTGATGCCCGGAGGACTGACGCGCGTAGCCATGAAGAAAGGCTCGCTCGTCGTCAATTCAAGTCAGGGTGGCGGCACGAAGGACACTTGGGTGCTGCAGGAATAG
- a CDS encoding formate--tetrahydrofolate ligase codes for MTVKSDIEIAREAKLKPIAEVAAKVGVPAEALVPYGWTKAKVSSEYIKQIEGNKDGKVILVTAISPTPAGEGKTTTTVGLSDGLNYIGKKAIAALREPSLGPCFGVKGGAAGGGYAQVVPMEDINLHFTGDFHAITSAHNLLSALIDNHIYWGNALGIDQRRIGWKRVLDMNDRALRSIVNSLGGVSNGFPREDGFDITVASEVMAILCLSRDIKDLETRLGNIIVAYTRDKKPIRARDLKADGAMTVLLKDALQPNLVQTLENNPVFIHGGPFANIAHGCNSVLATKTAMKLADYVVTEAGFGADLGAEKFFDIKCRKAGIAPSVVVIVATVRALKMHGGVAKDDLKAENAAAVAKGCENLKRHIENVNKFGVPAVVAVNKFITDTDAEIAEVQKAAESMGTKAFLCTHWAEGGKGTEALANHVVKVIDEGKANFKPLYPDNMKLRDKVKTIATEIYRAADISCDTSVENQFKDLEAAGFGHLPVCMAKTQYSFSTDPSKRGAPTGHIVPVRELRLSAGAEFVVVVTGEIMTMPGLPKVPAADSIRLDDKGQIQGLF; via the coding sequence GTGACCGTGAAGTCCGACATAGAGATTGCGCGCGAAGCGAAGCTGAAACCGATCGCCGAAGTCGCGGCAAAGGTCGGTGTGCCCGCCGAGGCGTTGGTTCCCTATGGCTGGACCAAGGCCAAGGTCTCTTCCGAGTACATCAAGCAGATCGAAGGCAACAAGGACGGCAAGGTCATCCTCGTGACGGCCATCAGCCCGACGCCTGCCGGCGAAGGCAAGACGACGACGACCGTCGGCCTGAGCGACGGTCTTAACTATATCGGCAAGAAGGCCATCGCTGCACTGCGCGAGCCTTCGCTCGGACCGTGCTTCGGCGTGAAGGGCGGCGCGGCGGGCGGCGGCTACGCCCAGGTCGTGCCGATGGAAGACATCAACCTGCACTTCACGGGCGACTTCCACGCCATCACCAGCGCGCACAACCTGCTGTCGGCGCTGATCGACAACCACATCTATTGGGGCAACGCGCTCGGAATCGACCAGCGCCGTATCGGCTGGAAGCGCGTCCTCGACATGAACGACCGCGCGTTGCGCTCGATCGTCAATTCGCTGGGTGGCGTCTCGAATGGTTTCCCGCGCGAAGATGGCTTCGACATCACGGTGGCGTCGGAAGTCATGGCGATCCTCTGCCTGTCGCGCGACATCAAGGATCTCGAAACACGCCTCGGTAACATCATCGTCGCCTACACCCGCGACAAGAAGCCCATTCGCGCGCGCGACTTGAAAGCTGACGGCGCCATGACGGTGCTGCTGAAAGACGCGCTACAGCCGAACCTCGTGCAGACGCTCGAAAACAATCCGGTCTTCATCCACGGCGGCCCGTTCGCCAACATCGCCCACGGCTGCAACTCCGTGCTTGCGACAAAGACCGCAATGAAGCTCGCTGATTACGTCGTGACCGAAGCCGGTTTCGGCGCTGATCTCGGCGCCGAAAAGTTCTTCGACATCAAATGCCGTAAAGCCGGTATCGCGCCATCGGTCGTCGTTATCGTTGCAACGGTGCGGGCGCTGAAGATGCACGGCGGCGTCGCCAAGGACGACCTCAAGGCCGAAAATGCCGCTGCCGTCGCCAAGGGCTGCGAAAACCTCAAGCGTCACATCGAGAACGTCAACAAGTTCGGCGTTCCGGCCGTCGTCGCGGTCAATAAATTCATCACCGACACCGACGCGGAAATCGCTGAAGTGCAGAAGGCCGCCGAGAGCATGGGTACGAAGGCATTCCTGTGCACCCATTGGGCCGAAGGCGGCAAGGGCACCGAAGCGCTGGCCAACCACGTCGTTAAGGTGATTGATGAGGGCAAGGCGAACTTCAAGCCGCTTTATCCCGACAACATGAAGCTGCGCGACAAGGTCAAGACGATCGCAACCGAAATTTATCGCGCGGCCGACATTTCCTGCGACACCAGCGTCGAGAACCAGTTCAAGGACCTGGAGGCCGCGGGCTTCGGCCATCTGCCGGTCTGTATGGCAAAGACCCAGTACTCCTTCTCAACCGACCCCTCGAAGCGCGGCGCGCCGACCGGTCACATTGTCCCGGTCCGTGAGCTTCGCCTCTCGGCTGGCGCGGAATTCGTCGTCGTCGTCACCGGCGAGATCATGACAATGCCGGGTCTGCCGAAGGTGCCGGCGGCCGACTCGATCCGCCTCGACGACAAGGGCCAGATCCAGGGTCTGTTCTAG